The window ATGCCGCATACGGCGCGCCCTGACTAACCAGTCCGGAGCCGATGTACTTAGCGCGGCTCAGCCACGCCGGGAGCCAAGGTTATCAGTGGGCAAATTCGCGTACGGCAACTGCGGATCTGAAGACGTTGCGGGCGGACATGATTCGACTACCATCGGTGTTGTCGTCATAGTGCGTGATGGGTCGGGACGCTCGAGTTTGCAGGGGATAGCACGATGAAACTGACGAGAATCGCAGCAACAGCGGCACTTTCGGGAGCACTGGCCCTCGGTGGCCTGGGGCTCGGAACCGGCATCGCCTACGCCGATCCGGGGCACGGCCACGGACACGGCGACGGGGGCTGGGACGACGACGACGACCATGGTGACTGGCGCGGCCCTTACTACGGCCCGGCCTACTACGGTCCGCCGTCGGCGTGCGTCAACGCGACCGGCCCGTTCGGCTACGTCAGCGGAAGCCTCTGCCTCTAGACCTTCCGGCCCAGCGGCGTGCCGCCGCGCGCGTTCGGAAGCGGCAGGTCGTTGTAGGTCGCGATACCCGGAGCGGCCGCGACGACGGCCGGGATGGCTGTTCAGTCGTCGAGGGCGACGCCGCCGCGGTTGCGCCGGCGCAGGCGATGGCTGGTCTTGCCGGTCGGTCGCTTGTTGCGAAGACCGCTGGCTTCGGTCTCGGGCTCGTCGGCGTCTGCGGAAACTTCCGCTGGCTCTTCGGTGGTCTCCGCCTCGGCGGCCTCGGCATCGTCGTCAGCCGTCGTCTCCTCGGCCTCGCCCCTCTTGCCACGCTTCTTCCCCTTCGCCGGCTTCGGCGGTTGTTCGGCGACGAACGCCAGATAGAACGCCAACGCCCCGAGGATCACCAGGGCTGCGGCCGCGCCGTGGACGGCGAAGAGCCAGGGGCCCGCGGAGTCCAAGCTGACCCAGATCTCCGTGACCGCCGTCGCCACGATGAGGGCGCCGGCGGTGACGTGCAGGATCACCGACCACAGCCGCAGCCGCAATGCCAGCTCCGGCGTCGCCAACCCGGGCCTTCGGGTGCGAATCAAGGTGAGCAGCACCGGCAGTGCGGCCAGGGCGAGCGCCACACCGGTGACGATGCGCAGCGCGGTGCCGAGAGTGTGGGAGACATCTCCCATCAGCTCCCACCATCGCGGCAGGACGAACAGGAAATACAGGACGCCCCCGACCAGGCATACCGATAGGTGCACTGCCGTCGCGGTGAAGCGACCCATACCTCTCCTGATGCTCGGAATCCGAGATGCGATCAGGGCGTTTTGTTGACCCCTGATCGCACCCCGGATCAGGTGCGGAGGATGCGGGATTTGAACCCGCGAGGGCTATTAACCCAACCCGCGTTCCAGGCGAGCGCCATAGGCCACTAGGCGAATCCTCCGTCGGCAATGGTAGCCGACTGGGGAAGTCCTCGATCCCGGCTGCCTGACAGGCTTCCTCGGGGCTGGTATTACACTCGCTGTGGACCCCGCGCGGCGTCTATCCTGTGAACTCCCCCAGGGCCGGAAGGCAGCAAGGGTCAATGGGCTCTGGCGGGTGCGCGGGGTCCCCTTCTTGAAAGGCGCATGGTGTCGTTCCAGTCCCTGGGCCCCGGCGAACTGCGAGCCCAACACGAATTGCAGCGGCAGAACTACGCCGTCCTGCTGGCCAAGAAGCTCGCCCTGGACCTGACCCGCGGCAAGCCGTGCAGTGAGCAGCTGGACCTGTCCAACGCCCTGCTGAGCCTGCCCGGTGGTGACGACTACCGTGACGACGAGGGCACCGACACCCGCAACTACGGGGGCCTGCACGGGCTGCCGGGACTGCGCGCGGTCTTCGGTGAGCTGCTCGGCATTCCGGTGCCCAACCTGATCGCCGGCAACAACGCCAGCCTCGAGCTGATGCACGACACGGTGGTGTTCTCGCTGCTGCACGGCGGGGTGGACTCGCCACGGCCGTGGAGCAAGGAGCCGGTGGTGAAGTTCCTGTGCCCCTCGCCGGGATACGACCGCCACTTCGCGATCACCGAGACCTACGGCATCGAGATGATCAGCGTCCCGATGCTCGAGGACGGCCCCGACGTCGACCTCATCGAGGAGCTCGTCGCCGCCGATCCGGCGATCAAGGGAATGTGGTGCGTACCGGTGTTCTCCAACCCGACTGGAACGACCTACTCGTGGGAGTCGGTGCGCCGGCTGGTCCAAATGCCAACGGCGGCACGGGATTTCCGGCTGTTCTGGGACAACGCCTACGCCGTGCACACGCTGACGCCGGACTTCCCGCGCCAGGTCGACATCCTGGGACTGGCCGACAAGGCCGGGCACCCGAGCCGGCCGTACGTGTTCGCGTCGACCTCCAAGATCACCTTCGCCGGTGCCGGGGTGAGCTTCTTCGGCGGTTCGCTGGGCAACATCGCGTGGTACCTGCAGCACGCGGGCAAGAAGTCCATAGGGCCCGACAAGATCAACCAGCTGCGGCACCTGAGGTTCTTCAAGGACGCCGACGGCGTGCGGTTGCAGATGCGGCGTCACCAGCAGCTGCTGGCGCCCAAGTTCGCGCTGGCGTTGGAGATCCTCGACAAGCGGCTGTCCGACTCCAAGGTCGCGTCCTGGACCGAGCCCAAGGGCGGCTACTTCATTAGCCTCGACGTGCTACCCGGGACCGCCAGGCGCACGGTCGCCCTGGCCAAGGACGCCGGCATCGCGGTCACCGAGGCCGGAGCGTCGTTCCCTTATCGAAACGACCCGGACGACAAGAACATTCGCATCGCTCCGACGTTCCCGCCCACCTCTGACCTGGCCGAAGCCATCGACGGCCTGGCCACCTGCGCGCTGCTGGCGGCCACCGAGTCGCTGCTGGCTGTGGGCACTGTCAGAGACGGTCGGTAGCCTTCTCACGTGGCGCTCTACCGCAAGTACCGACCGGCGACATTCGCCGAGGTGGTGGGCCAGGAACACGTCACCGAACCGCTGTCGACGGCGCTGTCGGCCGGGCGCATCAACCACGCCTACCTGTTCTCCGGGCCCCGCGGCTGCGGAAAGACCTCCTCGGCGCGCATCCTGGCCCGCTCGCTCAACTGCGAGCAGGGGCCCACGCCGACGCCGTGCGGGGTGTGCGACTCGTGTGTGGCACTGGCGCCCAACGGTCCGGGCTCGGTCGACGTCGTCGAACTCGACGCCGCCAGCCACGGCGGTGTGGACGACACCCGCGAACTGCGCGACCGCGCGTTCTACGCGCCGGCCCAGTCGCGCTTCCGCATCTTCATCGTCGACGAAGCGCACATGGTCACCACCGCGGGCTTCAACGCGCTGCTCAAGATCGTCGAGGAGCCGCCCGAGCACCTGATCTTCGTGTTCGCCACCACCGAGCCGGAGAAGGTGCTGCCGACCATCCGGTCGCGCACCCACCACTACCCCTTCCGGCTGCTGGCCCCGCGCACCATGCGCTCGCTGATCGAGCGGATTCTGGCCGCCGAGGACGTCGAGATCGACGACGCCGTCTTCCCACTGGTGATCCGGGCCGGCGGCGGTTCACCCCGCGACACGTTGAGCGTGCTCGATCAGCTGCTCGCCGGTGTGCAGGACAACCGGGTGCACTACCGGCGGGCGCTGGCGCTGCTGGGCGCCACCGATGTCGCCTTGATCGACGACGCGGTCGACGCACTGGCCGCCGGTGACGCGGCGGCGCTGTTCGGCGCGGTCGAGTCGGTGATCGACGCCGGCCACGACCCACGGCGGTTCGCCACCGACATCCTGGAGCGCTTCCGGGATTTGATTGTCCTGCAAGCAGTTCCGGACGCCGCGAGCCGCGGCGTGGTCGACGCGCCCGACGACGTACTGGAGCGGATGCGCGACCAGGCGGCCCGCGTGGGCCCCGCGACGCTGGCCCGCTACGCCGAGGTGGTGCACGCCGGCCTCGGCGAGATGCGCGGCGCGACGGCGCCGCGGCTGCTGCTCGAGGTGGTCTGCGCCCGGTTGCTGCTGCCCTCGGCCAGCGACACCGAGTCGGCGCTGCTGCAGCGCATCGAGCGCATCGAGACCAGGCTGGACATCTCGATCCCGGCCGGCGAGGCGGCGATGGCCGGCGAGGCCGCGGCCCCGGCCCGGCAGTACGTGCGCAAGACGCAGGCGCTGCAGCCGGCTCCCGAGCCCGTCGCCCGGCCGGAGCCGGTGGCCAGGCCTGAGCCCGTCGCCAAACCCGAGCCCGTCAAGCCTGAACCGGCCCCGGCTGCCACGCCTGCCGAGCCGGCCCCCGCCCCCGCGGCCTCGGGCGAGCCCGGTGCCACCGCGGTGCGCAGCATGTGGTCGACGGTGCGGGAGAAGGTCCGTCAGCGCAGCCGCACCACCGAGGTGATGCTCGCCGGAGCCATTGTGCGGGCGGTGGAGGGCGACACCCTGGTGCTCGCCCACGAGTCGGCCCCGCTGGCCAAGCGGCTGTCCGAACAGCGCAACGCCGACGTCATCCGCGACGCCCTCAAGGACGCCCTGGGGGTGGACTGGCGGGTGCGTTGCGAGGCCGGTGTCGGTCAGCTCGTCGCCGAAGCCGAACCGCTGCCGCCGGAGCCCGCGCCCGATCCCGTCGAGGCGCAGCGGGCCGAGGAAGACAGCATGATCGCCCAGGTCGGCCATGACGACGAGGCCGCGCCGCGGCGCGACCCCGAAGAGGTCGCACTCGAACTGCTGCAAAACGAGCTGGGCGCCCGCCGCATCGACAGCTGACCGCTAGGCCGTCCACCACGGGCGCAGCGGAAGCCCGCCGTCGCCGCCCTTGCTGTCGAGCTTGACCGCCAGAACCTGGTGCAGCTGAACGACGTTGGTCTCGAAGCCCAGCCGCGAGCCGGCCATGTAGAGCCCCCACACCTTGGCCGTCGGCAGGCCGACCTCCGCGACCGCCTCGTCCCAGTGCTCGACGAGGTTGCGGCACCAGTCCCGCAGCGTCAGCGCGTAGTGATGGCGCAGGTTCTCCTCGTGCACCACTTCGAGGCCGATGTTCTGCACCGTGGTGATGATGCGACCCGAACCGGTGAGCTCGCCGTCGGGGAACACGTAGCGGTCGATGAACCCGCCCGCGCTGGGCCCGGTGCGGTTGTCCGGCCGGGTGATGCAGTGGTTGAGCAACAGTCCGCCGGTGCGCAGCTTGGACTTCAGGAACCCGAAGTACGCCGGGTAGTTGGCCACGCCGATGTGCTCGGTGAGCCCGATCGAAGACACCGCGTCGAAGCCGGACTCGCGCACATCGCGATAGTCCATATGCCGCACCTCGGCAAGGTCGGCCAGGCCCTGCTCGGCAAGCGCATTCTGCGCCCACATCGCCTGCTCGCGCGACAGGGTCACACCGATCGCCTTGACACCCTGCCGCGCGGCGTAGCAGACCATCCCGCCCCAGCCGCAGCCGACGTCGAGCAGGCGATCGCCGGCCTTGAGGTTGAGCTTCTCGAAGACCAGGCGGTACTTGTTGTCCTGGGCCTCCTCGAGCGTCGCCTCGGCATTCGGGTAGCAGGCGCAGGTGTAGGTCATCGACGGGCCGAGCACCCATTCGTAGAACCTGTTCGACACGTCGTAGTGGTGGTGGATGGCCTCGGCGTCGCGCTTCTTGCTGTGCCGCAAGCCCTCTGCGATCCGGCGCCAGCGCGGCAGTGCTTCCTGCGGGGGCGGCGCGATCGGCTTGAGGCGCTCGATGCCGATCGAGCGGACGATGTCGACGAGGACCCGGGCCGGCGGTCGCTTGAAGTCCAACGACTGGCCGAGCGCCCTGAGCAGTTCGTACGGGTCGCCGGGATGTACACCCTGGATCTCGAGGTCGCCAGAGACGTAGGCCCGCGCCAGGCCCAGATCTCCCGGCGCGGTGGCCAGGTAGGTGGTGCCGCGCGGAGTGAGCAGGTCCAAGCCCAGCTCGGCGTCCTCGGGTCCGGCGGTGCTGCCGTCGTAGGCGCTGAACTTCAGCGGCAGGCCGTCACCGGCGGTGAAGATCTCGAGAATCTCGGCCAGGCTGAGCTTTCCCGGCGCCTGGAGCGGGTTGTCGCGGAACGTTGTCATCGTCGTTGCACTGCCTTTGCGTAGAGGTCGAGCAGTCGCGAATCGGGGTCGTATGTTTTCTTCACGGTCTTGTAGGTTTCGCCGCCATAGAGTTCGTCAAACTCCTCGCGGCCATAAAACGCGTCCGAATACAGCGACTTGTGGCCGTCGAGGGCGCTGACCTTGGCCTCGATCAGGCGATTGGTGTAGCCGTCGGTGGGTCCGGCCGGCACCGACGACCAGAAGCCGACGTTGACGTAGGTGTGCCCGGCCCGCAACGGGTACAGCGCCCAGCCTCCGTCGTCACGCAGCCGCAGCGGGCACAGCCAGATCGGCTCAATCGGGACGTTGTCCAGGAACCACGAGATGAACTCTTCGGTCCGCTCGATGGGCACCTCGACGTCCTGCACCACCCGTTCCTGCGGTGGACGCCCATGCCGGGCCTCGATGCGGTCGGCGATGTGGAACCTCTGGTCGTAGGCGATGAGCTTCCAGTAGAAGCTGCTGCGCCGGTAGCGCCGCGGCCACAGGCGGCGCAGCTTCGGGTTCTGCGCGCCGAACGCCCGTGAGCACCAGAACCAGTCGGTGTCCCAGCGCCACAGGTAATCGTGGATCGTCAGGCGGTCCTCCTTCGCGCCATGGGCGTGCTGAATCGACCGGTAGTAGATGTCCTGGCCGGTGTAGTCGCTGACCGGCCCGGGTGTGGGAGTCTGCAGGCCCAGGCACAGGTAGCTCTCCTCGGCGCTGAATACCACGCCGTCGAGGTAGTCCACCCGCTGCCCGTCGTAGCCGCCGGTGTCGATGATGCGGTCCATCTCGGCGATCAGGTCGGCCAGCGTGTGGAACCTGATGTGCTTGAGCGAGACGAACGGCTTGACAGTCTCCAGCTCGATTCGCAGACGCACCGAATAGCCAAGCGTCCCATAGGAATTCGGGAACGCACGAAACAAATCGGGGTGTTTGTCGCGGCTGGCGGTGACCACCTCGCCGGTGCCGGTCAGGATGTCCATCTCCAGCACCGACTCGTGCGGCAGGCCGTTGCGGAACGACGCCGACTCGATCCCCAACCCGGTCACCGCCCCGCCGAGGGTGATGGTCTTGAGTTGGGGGACGACCAGCGGGGACAGCCCGTACGGCAGGGTTGCGGCGACCAGGTCCTCGTAGGTGCACATCCCGGCGACGTCGGCGGTCTTGGCGTCGGGATCGACCGAGATGACGTCGGTCAGTCCGGAGGTGTCCAGGCCGGGCGCGTCGCGCTTGGCCCGCGCACGGAACAGGTTGGACGTCGGTTTGGCCAGACGTACCGAGGCGTTCGGGGGTATGGCGCGATAGCTGGCCAGGAGCCGGTCCACGCCTTCGGCGTGAACTGTGAGTGCTGCGTCAACAGTCACACGACTACGCTAGTCGCCAGCCACAGCCGATGCGACCGCACGGCTGTCTGATCACATCGACATGTCACTGTGACTAGAGGAGTTCTGTCTGATGGGACAGGTCAGCGCGGCCAGCACGATTTTGATCGACGCCGATCCCGCGACCGTGCTCAATGCGATCGCCGACTACCAGAGTGTGCGTCCCAAGATCTTGTCGCCGCGGTACAGCGAGTACCAGGTGCTGCAGGGCGGCCAGGGCCAAGGCACCGTGGCCAAGTGGAAGCTGCAGGCCACCGAGTCACGGGTGCGGGAGGTGCAGGCCAACGTCGACGTAGCCGGCCACACCGTCATCGAAAAGGACGCCAACTCCTCGATGGTGATCAACTGGACCGTCGCGCCCGCGGGTGAGGCGGGCTCCAGCGTCACCGTCAAGACCACCTGGAACGGCGCCGCCGGGGTCAAGGGCTTCTTCGAGAAGACGTTCGCGCCGCTGGGTCTGCGCCGGATTCAGGACGAGGTGCTGGCCAACCTCAAAAAAGAGGTCGAGGCGCCTTAGCTGGTCCTGGCGGGCTGGGTCGCCAGGAACGCGGCGATCCCTCTGACCACGGCCTCCGCGTACTTCTGTCGGCCCTCGGGGCTTTCCATCAGTGCCGAGTCGGCCGGGTTCTTCATGTTGCCGAGCTCGACGAGCACGGCCGGGTATTGCGCCAGGTTCAGCCCGGCGAGGTCGGCGCGGCCGTAGAGACCGTCGGACCCGATGTAGTTGGCGGCCGGCAGGCCGGAGGCCAGCAGCTGCTCGCGCATGGTGCGGGCCAGCCGGACCGATGGCCCGGCCTGAGCCTGGTTCAGCGGCGGGCTGGAGTAGTTGACGTGGAAGCCCCGCCCGGTGGCCGGGCCGCCGTCGGCGTGAATCGAGACGATGGCGTTGGGCTGCAGCGAGTTGGCCATCGCCGCGCGCTCGTCGACGCAGGCCGCCACCTGGTCGTCGTTTCCGCGCGACATGGCGGTGCGGACCCCGAGCTGCGTCAACGCCTGGCGGATCAGCAGGACGGTGTCCCAGTTGAAGGTGTGCTCGGTGAAGCCGTCCTCGGTGCTGGTGCCGCTGGTCTGGCAGTCCTTCGTGCCACCGCGGCCGGTCGGGACCTGCTTGGTCATCGAGGCGTCGTTGGCGCCGTTGTGGCCGGGGTCGAGGAAGACGATCATCCCGGCGATGTTCGACGGCGCGGCGTGGGCGATGGGCGTGGACAGCGTCGACGCAGCGAGCAACAGGCCAGTGCATGCTGCGGCCACGACACGCGAGCGTACGGACATAAGCACGCGCGTCACCGTAACTCTTCGGCGTCTAGGCTTGAAGTCGCTGAGCGCCCGAATCCCCAGGCGAAACCAAGCCGAGATCAAGACGCAAGGAGACTGTCATGCAGCCCGGAGAAGTGCCTGACCTGGAGGCCTTGCGTGAACGCGCCGAACAGGTGCGCGATCAGCTGATGCCGGGTCTGCAGGCTGCGCTTCAGCAGGCACAGGATCTGCAGCAGAAACTGATGGAAGCTCAGGAGAAGCTGGCGGCCTCGGAGGTCCACGGGCAGGCCGGTGGCGGCCTGGTCCAGGTGACGATGAAGGGCAGCGGGCAGGTTGTCGGGGTGCGCATCGACCGCAAGGTCGTCGACCCGAGTGACATCGACACGCTTCAGGACCTGATCGTCGGCGCGCTTGGGGACGCCTCGCGACAGTTCGCCATCCTGGCGCAGACCCACCTGGGCC is drawn from Candidatus Mycolicibacterium alkanivorans and contains these coding sequences:
- a CDS encoding aminotransferase class I/II-fold pyridoxal phosphate-dependent enzyme, giving the protein MVSFQSLGPGELRAQHELQRQNYAVLLAKKLALDLTRGKPCSEQLDLSNALLSLPGGDDYRDDEGTDTRNYGGLHGLPGLRAVFGELLGIPVPNLIAGNNASLELMHDTVVFSLLHGGVDSPRPWSKEPVVKFLCPSPGYDRHFAITETYGIEMISVPMLEDGPDVDLIEELVAADPAIKGMWCVPVFSNPTGTTYSWESVRRLVQMPTAARDFRLFWDNAYAVHTLTPDFPRQVDILGLADKAGHPSRPYVFASTSKITFAGAGVSFFGGSLGNIAWYLQHAGKKSIGPDKINQLRHLRFFKDADGVRLQMRRHQQLLAPKFALALEILDKRLSDSKVASWTEPKGGYFISLDVLPGTARRTVALAKDAGIAVTEAGASFPYRNDPDDKNIRIAPTFPPTSDLAEAIDGLATCALLAATESLLAVGTVRDGR
- a CDS encoding DNA polymerase III subunits gamma/tau, with amino-acid sequence MALYRKYRPATFAEVVGQEHVTEPLSTALSAGRINHAYLFSGPRGCGKTSSARILARSLNCEQGPTPTPCGVCDSCVALAPNGPGSVDVVELDAASHGGVDDTRELRDRAFYAPAQSRFRIFIVDEAHMVTTAGFNALLKIVEEPPEHLIFVFATTEPEKVLPTIRSRTHHYPFRLLAPRTMRSLIERILAAEDVEIDDAVFPLVIRAGGGSPRDTLSVLDQLLAGVQDNRVHYRRALALLGATDVALIDDAVDALAAGDAAALFGAVESVIDAGHDPRRFATDILERFRDLIVLQAVPDAASRGVVDAPDDVLERMRDQAARVGPATLARYAEVVHAGLGEMRGATAPRLLLEVVCARLLLPSASDTESALLQRIERIETRLDISIPAGEAAMAGEAAAPARQYVRKTQALQPAPEPVARPEPVARPEPVAKPEPVKPEPAPAATPAEPAPAPAASGEPGATAVRSMWSTVREKVRQRSRTTEVMLAGAIVRAVEGDTLVLAHESAPLAKRLSEQRNADVIRDALKDALGVDWRVRCEAGVGQLVAEAEPLPPEPAPDPVEAQRAEEDSMIAQVGHDDEAAPRRDPEEVALELLQNELGARRIDS
- a CDS encoding class I SAM-dependent methyltransferase, which translates into the protein MTTFRDNPLQAPGKLSLAEILEIFTAGDGLPLKFSAYDGSTAGPEDAELGLDLLTPRGTTYLATAPGDLGLARAYVSGDLEIQGVHPGDPYELLRALGQSLDFKRPPARVLVDIVRSIGIERLKPIAPPPQEALPRWRRIAEGLRHSKKRDAEAIHHHYDVSNRFYEWVLGPSMTYTCACYPNAEATLEEAQDNKYRLVFEKLNLKAGDRLLDVGCGWGGMVCYAARQGVKAIGVTLSREQAMWAQNALAEQGLADLAEVRHMDYRDVRESGFDAVSSIGLTEHIGVANYPAYFGFLKSKLRTGGLLLNHCITRPDNRTGPSAGGFIDRYVFPDGELTGSGRIITTVQNIGLEVVHEENLRHHYALTLRDWCRNLVEHWDEAVAEVGLPTAKVWGLYMAGSRLGFETNVVQLHQVLAVKLDSKGGDGGLPLRPWWTA
- a CDS encoding FAD-binding oxidoreductase, with the protein product MTVDAALTVHAEGVDRLLASYRAIPPNASVRLAKPTSNLFRARAKRDAPGLDTSGLTDVISVDPDAKTADVAGMCTYEDLVAATLPYGLSPLVVPQLKTITLGGAVTGLGIESASFRNGLPHESVLEMDILTGTGEVVTASRDKHPDLFRAFPNSYGTLGYSVRLRIELETVKPFVSLKHIRFHTLADLIAEMDRIIDTGGYDGQRVDYLDGVVFSAEESYLCLGLQTPTPGPVSDYTGQDIYYRSIQHAHGAKEDRLTIHDYLWRWDTDWFWCSRAFGAQNPKLRRLWPRRYRRSSFYWKLIAYDQRFHIADRIEARHGRPPQERVVQDVEVPIERTEEFISWFLDNVPIEPIWLCPLRLRDDGGWALYPLRAGHTYVNVGFWSSVPAGPTDGYTNRLIEAKVSALDGHKSLYSDAFYGREEFDELYGGETYKTVKKTYDPDSRLLDLYAKAVQRR
- a CDS encoding SRPBCC family protein, which produces MGQVSAASTILIDADPATVLNAIADYQSVRPKILSPRYSEYQVLQGGQGQGTVAKWKLQATESRVREVQANVDVAGHTVIEKDANSSMVINWTVAPAGEAGSSVTVKTTWNGAAGVKGFFEKTFAPLGLRRIQDEVLANLKKEVEAP
- a CDS encoding Rv3717 family N-acetylmuramoyl-L-alanine amidase, whose amino-acid sequence is MSVRSRVVAAACTGLLLAASTLSTPIAHAAPSNIAGMIVFLDPGHNGANDASMTKQVPTGRGGTKDCQTSGTSTEDGFTEHTFNWDTVLLIRQALTQLGVRTAMSRGNDDQVAACVDERAAMANSLQPNAIVSIHADGGPATGRGFHVNYSSPPLNQAQAGPSVRLARTMREQLLASGLPAANYIGSDGLYGRADLAGLNLAQYPAVLVELGNMKNPADSALMESPEGRQKYAEAVVRGIAAFLATQPARTS
- a CDS encoding YbaB/EbfC family nucleoid-associated protein: MQPGEVPDLEALRERAEQVRDQLMPGLQAALQQAQDLQQKLMEAQEKLAASEVHGQAGGGLVQVTMKGSGQVVGVRIDRKVVDPSDIDTLQDLIVGALGDASRQFAILAQTHLGPLAGQAPPGIPGVPGNPGVGGGGGGAHRKPED